A region of Pirellulales bacterium DNA encodes the following proteins:
- a CDS encoding MoaD/ThiS family protein: MIRVIIPEHLRLLARTSGEVKLEVEGAATQRSVLDALEARFPMLRGTIRDQVTQQRRPFIRFYACEDDLSHESSDAPLPDAIASGAEPLWIIGAIAGG; this comes from the coding sequence ATGATCCGAGTCATAATCCCCGAACATCTGCGGTTGCTGGCGCGCACCAGCGGCGAGGTGAAGCTCGAAGTCGAGGGCGCGGCCACGCAGCGCTCGGTGCTCGACGCGCTCGAGGCCCGCTTCCCGATGCTGCGCGGCACGATCCGCGATCAAGTCACGCAGCAGCGCCGGCCGTTCATTCGGTTCTACGCCTGCGAAGACGATCTTTCCCACGAATCGTCAGACGCTCCCCTGCCCGACGCGATCGCGTCGGGCGCGGAGCCCCTGTGGATCATCGGGGCGATTGCCGGCGGCTAA
- a CDS encoding ankyrin repeat domain-containing protein — protein sequence MARDPEHRRRFEKLLYLAAQRGDADLVAERLSWGIDPNCASSKGRTPLIANVRGSSPSAAAVRALLERGADSSLTDETGLTALDYARRKLARLQARPPRRKRKSPSLDENDQLQLSADEQAEFDELRRELAGADRDYLRMCWQERLRAARRTFNDPDQIEQVVAILEAAGGRK from the coding sequence ATGGCTCGGGACCCCGAACACCGCCGCCGGTTTGAAAAGTTGCTGTACCTCGCCGCCCAGCGCGGCGACGCCGACCTCGTGGCCGAGCGACTCTCCTGGGGAATCGATCCAAACTGCGCCTCGTCTAAGGGCCGCACCCCGCTGATCGCCAACGTTCGCGGCTCGAGCCCCAGCGCGGCGGCAGTCCGGGCCTTGCTCGAGCGCGGCGCGGACTCCAGCCTGACGGACGAAACCGGCCTGACCGCCCTCGACTACGCCCGCCGCAAGCTGGCCCGACTGCAAGCCCGGCCGCCCCGACGCAAGCGCAAATCTCCCTCGCTCGACGAAAACGACCAACTCCAGCTCAGCGCCGACGAACAGGCTGAATTTGACGAGTTGCGCCGCGAACTGGCCGGCGCCGACCGCGATTACCTCCGCATGTGTTGGCAGGAGCGCCTCCGGGCAGCCCGGAGGACGTTCAACGACCCCGATCAGATCGAGCAGGTCGTGGCGATCCTCGAAGCGGCCGGCGGACGGAAATGA